Genomic window (Burkholderia pyrrocinia):
CAGGACGGGCAGGTCGTCCAGCGCGGCGAGCATCGCCTGATGGTGCCGCGCCGGCCGGGAGCGTTCTGATGCAAGCCCGCCCTCTCGAAGGTATTCGCGTCGTCGACTACAGCCATTTTCTGGCCGGCCCCTACGTGGGACGCTGCCTCGCGGCGCTCGGCGCCGAAGTCATCAAGGTCGAGCGCCCGGGCAGCGGCGATGCAGGGCGCCAGCACGCCACCGTGCTCGACGACCGGCAAAGCGGCTACTTCCTGCAGCTCAACATGGGCAAGCGCGGCGTCAGCGTCAACATGAAGGACCCGCGCGGCAAGGATTTCATGCAGCGTCTGTGCGACTCGGCGGACGTGTTCGTCGAGAACTACCGGCCGGGCGCGCTCGACAAGCTGGGGCTCGGATATGCCGAGTTGTCGGCACGCAATCCGCGCCTCGTCTATTGCTCGATCTCCGCTTACGGCCATACCGGACCGGATGCTCATCGCGCCGGCTTCGGCCTGATCGCCGAGGCCAGGAGCGGCATCATGCAGATGGTCGGCACGCCGGGCGAACCGCCGCCGCTGCTGCGCATCTCGCTGGGCGACATGTACACCGGCATTCATGCGGTGGCGGCCATCAACGCCGCGCTGCTCGGGCGCGCGAGTAGCGGCCGGGGCCAGCATATCGACATGGCGTTGTACGACACGCTGGTGTCGATGCACGAGTACGCGGTGCAGTGCTACACGTTGCAGGGCGTGCTACCCGAACAGACGGGTCACGACATGCCGAACTCGACGCTCTACGGCGTGTTCCGTGCCGCCGACGGCGATCTCGTGATCGCGGCGCAGGTGGACGATGCCTGGAAACGCTTCGCAGCCTTGGTCGAGGCTCATGGCGGGCCGGCCGGTTTCGGTACCGACGAGCGATTCCACGACAGTGTGGGGCGCAATGCCCATCGGTCGAACATCCTGTCCGTGGTGCAACCATGGGTCGCCGCTCGTTCCGTGACGTCAATATTGGCGCTGCTGGACGCGATCGACGTTCCGTGCGCGAAAGTGCAGCGCATCGACGAGGTGCTTGCCGATCCGCAGATCCGGGCGCGCGGCATGGTGGTCGAGCAGCAGCATCCGCGCTACGGCACGCTGCGCTTGCCCAACCTGCCGTTCCGCTTCTCGGATTGCGATACGACGATCCGCGACGTCGCGCCTGACCTCGGTCAGCACAACGCGGAAGTGGCGCAGTCGCTGGGCTTTGGCCCTGCCGAGATCGACGCCATGCAGACCGACGGCGTTCTTTTTTCGAAGTGAGGCCTTGATGACGGACCAGTACGCGGTGATCGGCAACCCGATCGGACACACCAAATCTCCGCTGATTCATGGACTCTTTGCGCAAGAGACGCAGCAAGACATGACCTACGCGGCCATCGAAGGCCCGCTGGAACCCGAGGAAGCCTTTGCAGAAACCGTGCGGGCGTTCGTCGTGGCGGGCGGCAAGGGGATGAACGTCACCGCACCCTTCAAGCTGAAGGCCTTCGCGATGGCCGACGAACTCGGCGAAAGAGCGAAGCTTGCCGGAGCCGTCAATGCCATGAAGTTCGACAACGGCCGCATCGTCGCCGAGAACTTCGACGGAATCGGACTCGTGCGCGATATCGAGGTGAACCTCGGCCTGCCGCTCGACGGCAAACGCGTGTTGGTGCTCGGCGCAGGCGGAGCAGTACGCGGCGCATTGCTGCCGTTCCTGGCGGCGCGCCCCGCCGAGTTGGTCATCACGAATCGGGATCTGGCCAAAGCTCGAGCCCTCGCGTCTCAGGTCGACGCGTGCGGCCCGCTGCTCGCCTGCGGCTATGGCGATCTCGAGGCAATGGGACGTTTCGATCTGGTGGTCAACGCAACGTCGGCCAGTCTCACCGGCGACCTGCCGCCCGTTCCGCCAAGTGTCTTCAGCACGGAGGGCGCAGCCTATGAACTCGCTTACGGCAAGCGGCTGACACCTTTCCTGCGGCTCGCGCGCAATGCCGGCGTGCGGACTGTCGCGGACGGCGTGGGCATGCTGGTCGAGCAAGCAGCAGAAGCCTTCGACTGGTGGCGCGGCGTGCGCCCCGGGACGCGGGCCGTGATCGACCGGCTCACGGTGCCGTTGGACTGAAGGTGCGATGGCGATACGCATGAAGAAAATCCCGCTGCTGCACGGTGTCAAGCACAACGTATTCGGCAAGCGCCTCGAGCAAAGCGATCGCGATCGCGCTACCCGCTGCCCCGGCACCGATCAGCAATGCGCGGCCATCTTTCACGCATGCACCGTGGTCGATCTGCGCCTTCACGAGCACGAAAGCTGCCGGGATTCATGAAAATACCCGGCACTGAATCAAAGCGGGGGGCTGGCGTTCGGGCGCGTCGCGACCAGCGTCATGAAGTCCCTTCGAGGATGACAAAGGTCCCGGTCGCTGCCCCGGCGCGGAGCGCCTTGGCCGCCTGATATTCGGGGCTTTCATAGAAACGCCTGGCCTCGGCCAGCGAATCGAACTCGAGGACCACATGCCGCTCGTGGGCCTCGCCTTCGAGGTTTTCATACGCTCCCCAACCAGCGATGACCTTGGGGCTGTAATGCTTCATTGCATCGCCTGCGGCTGTTGCGTAGGCGGCGTAAGCAGTTGCGTCCGAGACGCTGACGTGTGCGATCAGATAACCCTTTGGCATGTCTATGCCTCGTTCAGTGGCCGCATTCAACTCGATGCGGGGGCATTCGAATAACCGCCGATGTCGATGGTATGGTTGTGCAGTAGCCGGTTCTAATTCGACGCATCGGGCCTGAACGGCAAGGGGCGCCTGCTCGCGTCCTGACGATCGATCATCCAGCCGGGATAGCAGCGAGGCAAGGCACTCACGGCTTCAAGACGCGCAAGTTCGTCCTCGGTGAGAGCGACATCGACCGCGCCGAGATTGTCTTCGAGCTGTTCGATCCGTTTGGCGCCGATAATGACGCTCGTGACAAACGGCTTGGCGAGCAACCACGCAAGCGCGATCCGGGCGACCGAGACACCGCGCGCGTCAGCGATGGCACGCATCTCCGCAACGCACGGCCAGGCCTGACCGAGATCGACCGGCGGAAAATCGAAATGGCTGCGCCGCGAACCTTCTTCGGCAGGTGCCCCGGGACCAAACTTCCCGGAAAGCAATCCGCCGGCGAGGGGCGACCAGACGAGCAGCCCCATCCGCTCCTCGACAACGAGTGGCACCAGTTCGCGCTCCACGTCCCGCCCGGCGATCGAATAATAGGCCTGGAGCGTCTCGAAGCGCGTGGCGTGTAGCGCCGCACTCAGTCCGAGCGCCTTACCGATCCTGCCTGCGCGCCAATTCGAGACGCCGACATAACGAACCAGCCCCTGCCGCGTGAGATCGTCGAGGGCCCGCAGCGTTTCTTCGATCGGCGTGACAGAATCGTTCGCGTGTATCTGGTAAAGATCGATATGGTCGACCTGGAGCCGTTCCAGGCTCCGCTGCACGGAATCCATGATGTGACCGCGCGACGCCCCCTGCTCGTTGGGTTTCGGGCCCATCACGCCGGCCGTCTTCGTCGCCAGCACGATCTCGCTGCGCGGTACTCCGATGTCTCTCAGCGCCTGTCCGACGACACGTTCAGACTGACCGAAGGAATAGATATCGGCGGTGTCGATGAAATTGATTCCGTCGGCAAGCGCGCGGGCGATCAACCGGTTCGCGTCGTCCTGACCGAGTGCGCCGATCGCCTTCCACATGCCGGCGTCGGCATTGCCGCCCAGCGTCATCGTGCCGAGACACAGCTCGGAGACGTACAGGCCGGTGCGGCCGAGTTGCTTGTATTTCATGGCCATTCCCTTCAAGGTTGGCTGGATAAAATGCGGCGGCGTCCGGGCTGTCACGTCCCGCGCGCGAGGATTTCAGTTGCCTTGGGATTTTCCGGACCGGAACTGTCCGGCGATCATCGCGACGCGAGCGCCATAGCGGCGTGCCGTCTCGAGGTCCCCCGGCGACATCTCGGCAGGCGACGCATCGGCAGGCGTCTGCGCCATCGGCGCGATATAGGAGCCCATGCGATTCAGGTCGTCACGCATCGAGGCTTTCACATTCGCCGGCTTGATATCCATGCTGACCCAGATGCCGCCGTGCTGCCCGGCAAGCAGAACGAAGTGTTCGAGCGTATTGAGCTTGTCGCCGTTGATGCTTGCGCTGTTGGTGAAGCCGCCGAAGATCTTGTTTTGCCACGCACCTTCGAACCAGGGCTTCGACGATGAGTCGGCAAACTTCTTGAACTGCCAGCTGGGGCCGCCCATGTAGGTCGGCGAGCCGAACAGGATCGCATCCGCGCCGGCAAGCGTATTCCACGCATCCTCGGCCATGTTTCCGTCGGTGTCGATTGCGACGAGTACCGCGCCGGCGCCTTCGGCGACAGCACTTGCCATGCGCTCGGTATGCCCATAGCCGGAGTGGTAGACGACGGCCGCTTTAACCGGAGAAGTGTGTTGTGTCATGGTGGCTCCCTTTCGTTCGAATCGTCCGCTGTGGACGACATGGGAAGCCACTCTACTGAGTCACAACTGAGTTATAAATGATGACAAATTGAACGTTCTGTTACTCCCTGGGTGAACAATGCAAAACCTTGACGCGCTTTTGATCTTTGCCCGTGTCGCCGAAATGACGAGCTTCACGCGTGCGGCCGAAAGCCTCGGTATTCAGAAGGGACGTGTCTCGATGGTGATCCGTGAACTTGAGCGAGATGTGGGTGTTGCGCTCCTGCACCGGACCACGAGGAGCGTGCAGCTAACCGAAGACGGACGCGCCTTTTATTTGCGCGCACGGGACCTGCTGGCCGAAGTACAGGAATTGCAATCGATGTTCTCGGGTCATGGCACGCCACTGCGGGGAAGGTTGCGCGTCGACATGCCCACCGAGTTGGCACGAAGCGTCGTGGTGCCCGCGCTCCCGCAACTGATGGCGGCACATCCGGATCTGGAACTGGAGCTTTCCAGCACCGATCGGCGTGTCGATCTCGTGCAGGAAGGGTTCGATTGCGTGATCCGTCTGGGTCCGATCGTCGACGAGACGCTGATTGCCCGACCGCTGGGCAAGCTGCGCATGACAAATGCGGCGAGCCCGAGCTATCTGGCACGGTACGGCATACCGCACACGCTCGACGATCTGCGCAGCCAGGGGCACCGGATGATCCACTACACGCTGACACTCGGCGCC
Coding sequences:
- a CDS encoding CaiB/BaiF CoA transferase family protein, yielding MQARPLEGIRVVDYSHFLAGPYVGRCLAALGAEVIKVERPGSGDAGRQHATVLDDRQSGYFLQLNMGKRGVSVNMKDPRGKDFMQRLCDSADVFVENYRPGALDKLGLGYAELSARNPRLVYCSISAYGHTGPDAHRAGFGLIAEARSGIMQMVGTPGEPPPLLRISLGDMYTGIHAVAAINAALLGRASSGRGQHIDMALYDTLVSMHEYAVQCYTLQGVLPEQTGHDMPNSTLYGVFRAADGDLVIAAQVDDAWKRFAALVEAHGGPAGFGTDERFHDSVGRNAHRSNILSVVQPWVAARSVTSILALLDAIDVPCAKVQRIDEVLADPQIRARGMVVEQQHPRYGTLRLPNLPFRFSDCDTTIRDVAPDLGQHNAEVAQSLGFGPAEIDAMQTDGVLFSK
- the aroE gene encoding shikimate dehydrogenase, translated to MTDQYAVIGNPIGHTKSPLIHGLFAQETQQDMTYAAIEGPLEPEEAFAETVRAFVVAGGKGMNVTAPFKLKAFAMADELGERAKLAGAVNAMKFDNGRIVAENFDGIGLVRDIEVNLGLPLDGKRVLVLGAGGAVRGALLPFLAARPAELVITNRDLAKARALASQVDACGPLLACGYGDLEAMGRFDLVVNATSASLTGDLPPVPPSVFSTEGAAYELAYGKRLTPFLRLARNAGVRTVADGVGMLVEQAAEAFDWWRGVRPGTRAVIDRLTVPLD
- a CDS encoding DUF1330 domain-containing protein encodes the protein MPKGYLIAHVSVSDATAYAAYATAAGDAMKHYSPKVIAGWGAYENLEGEAHERHVVLEFDSLAEARRFYESPEYQAAKALRAGAATGTFVILEGTS
- a CDS encoding aldo/keto reductase, which translates into the protein MKYKQLGRTGLYVSELCLGTMTLGGNADAGMWKAIGALGQDDANRLIARALADGINFIDTADIYSFGQSERVVGQALRDIGVPRSEIVLATKTAGVMGPKPNEQGASRGHIMDSVQRSLERLQVDHIDLYQIHANDSVTPIEETLRALDDLTRQGLVRYVGVSNWRAGRIGKALGLSAALHATRFETLQAYYSIAGRDVERELVPLVVEERMGLLVWSPLAGGLLSGKFGPGAPAEEGSRRSHFDFPPVDLGQAWPCVAEMRAIADARGVSVARIALAWLLAKPFVTSVIIGAKRIEQLEDNLGAVDVALTEDELARLEAVSALPRCYPGWMIDRQDASRRPLPFRPDASN
- a CDS encoding flavodoxin family protein translates to MTQHTSPVKAAVVYHSGYGHTERMASAVAEGAGAVLVAIDTDGNMAEDAWNTLAGADAILFGSPTYMGGPSWQFKKFADSSSKPWFEGAWQNKIFGGFTNSASINGDKLNTLEHFVLLAGQHGGIWVSMDIKPANVKASMRDDLNRMGSYIAPMAQTPADASPAEMSPGDLETARRYGARVAMIAGQFRSGKSQGN
- a CDS encoding LysR family transcriptional regulator: MQNLDALLIFARVAEMTSFTRAAESLGIQKGRVSMVIRELERDVGVALLHRTTRSVQLTEDGRAFYLRARDLLAEVQELQSMFSGHGTPLRGRLRVDMPTELARSVVVPALPQLMAAHPDLELELSSTDRRVDLVQEGFDCVIRLGPIVDETLIARPLGKLRMTNAASPSYLARYGIPHTLDDLRSQGHRMIHYTLTLGARHAGWEYPNGDGYASLPLPSAMQVNSVQTYHAAGLAGIGLIQAGYSALAHHIESGALVEVLPDLRPEPLPASLVVAHRRNLSPRVRAFMDWIERVLEPYFD